Proteins encoded by one window of Paenibacillus urinalis:
- the nspC gene encoding carboxynorspermidine decarboxylase translates to MKFEELPTPCFVVDEELIEKNLKILNGVMQRTGAEIILAQKAFSMTAMYPLIGKYLCGATASGLFEARLGYEEMGKQNHVFAPAYREDEIDEIISICDHIIFNSFSQLEKFKDRALKAGRQVGLRINPECSTQEGHEIYDPCSPGSRFGAKHEDFRAELLEGVTGLHFHTLCQQNSDDLETTLNAVEEKFGQWLPQMEWINFGGGHHITREDYDIPRLEACIKRMQEKYGLKVILEPGEAVALNAGYLVTSVLDLHKNGMDIAILDTSATCHMPDVLEMPYRPPLLGSGEPGEKPYTYRLGGQTCLSGDVIGDYSFDQPLKGGDRLVFGDMAIYSMVKTNTFNGMPLPAIAVKRKDGNCEVVREFGYQDFKTRLA, encoded by the coding sequence ATGAAGTTCGAGGAACTACCTACACCCTGTTTTGTCGTCGATGAGGAACTCATCGAGAAGAATCTGAAGATCCTGAATGGTGTTATGCAGCGTACAGGAGCCGAAATTATTCTTGCACAAAAAGCATTTTCCATGACTGCAATGTATCCCCTGATCGGAAAATATTTGTGTGGTGCAACAGCGAGCGGTTTGTTCGAAGCACGTTTAGGCTATGAGGAGATGGGCAAGCAGAACCATGTGTTTGCCCCTGCCTACCGTGAGGATGAGATCGATGAGATTATCTCGATCTGCGATCATATTATTTTTAATTCCTTCTCACAGCTGGAGAAGTTCAAGGATAGAGCGCTGAAGGCTGGACGACAAGTTGGACTTCGTATTAACCCGGAATGCTCCACGCAGGAAGGTCACGAAATCTACGATCCATGTTCTCCAGGCTCGAGATTCGGTGCGAAGCACGAGGATTTCCGTGCAGAGCTGCTCGAAGGCGTGACGGGTCTTCACTTCCATACGCTATGTCAGCAGAACTCTGATGATTTAGAGACGACGCTGAATGCAGTGGAAGAGAAGTTTGGACAGTGGCTGCCACAGATGGAATGGATCAATTTTGGCGGTGGACATCATATTACGAGAGAAGATTATGATATCCCAAGACTTGAAGCATGCATTAAAAGAATGCAGGAGAAGTATGGTCTTAAGGTAATTCTGGAGCCGGGAGAAGCTGTAGCCCTCAACGCAGGTTACTTGGTGACTTCTGTGCTGGATCTTCACAAGAATGGGATGGATATTGCCATTCTTGATACATCGGCAACTTGTCATATGCCGGATGTACTCGAAATGCCTTACCGTCCGCCTCTATTGGGTTCCGGTGAACCGGGAGAGAAGCCATATACCTATCGACTTGGCGGGCAAACCTGCTTGTCGGGCGATGTCATCGGAGATTACTCTTTCGATCAGCCGCTGAAGGGCGGAGACCGACTGGTATTCGGAGATATGGCGATCTATTCCATGGTGAAGACAAATACGTTTAACGGTATGCCATTGCCGGCTATTGCGGTGAAACGTAAAGACGGTAATTGTGAGGTCGTTCGCGAATTCGGATACCAGGATTTCAAGACGAGACTTGCTTAA
- a CDS encoding glycoside hydrolase family 43 protein, translating to MKYNNPVIKGFYPDPSVCKVDDTYYLVTSSFQFFPGVPLFESKDLINWKQIGHVLTRKSQVMLDKVNSSGGVFAPTIRHNNGRFYMTTTNDTTHQNFYVWTDDIYGEWSDPIYIDQGGIDPDLYFEDGKAYFMSNGSDDDGTGVILQCEIDIETGRKLSPSLPIWKGTGGRFLESPHMYKINDWYYLLAAEGGTEFGHMETYARSSSLHGPFEPYAHNPVLTNRNLGGYEVQAVGHGDLIQNQEGNWWLFHLGFRQIGKWIPYHHLGREVFLTPVTFGEDGWFTAGHNGTTLTSFETNRIPEHVVQNEKKEYTFENTEWSLDWSYLRHPHFENYELGTDKMTLKGTEVTLDQAESPTFIGIRQRDFNATISCEVAVTNGEAGITLYMDENHRYDLAIRQCEQGYEVIERLNIGDIKAIQTTIPLPDSNHATLIVEAVHERYSFFLQQGDQQIPLGTAQTKYLSSEVAGGFTGVVIGLYACGKDASAEFTKFRCKYE from the coding sequence ATGAAATATAACAACCCGGTTATCAAAGGCTTCTACCCTGACCCGAGTGTCTGTAAAGTAGATGATACCTACTATCTTGTTACCAGTTCATTTCAGTTTTTTCCCGGTGTTCCGCTCTTTGAGAGTAAGGACCTGATCAATTGGAAGCAGATCGGACATGTACTCACTAGAAAAAGCCAAGTCATGCTGGATAAGGTGAACAGCTCAGGCGGCGTTTTTGCCCCTACCATACGACATAACAATGGCCGCTTCTATATGACTACCACAAACGATACGACCCATCAGAATTTTTATGTCTGGACAGATGATATTTATGGGGAGTGGTCTGATCCGATCTATATTGATCAAGGTGGTATCGACCCGGATCTGTACTTTGAAGACGGCAAAGCCTACTTCATGAGCAATGGAAGCGACGACGACGGTACAGGTGTTATTCTTCAATGTGAGATTGATATCGAAACAGGCCGCAAATTATCTCCTAGCCTCCCTATTTGGAAAGGTACAGGGGGGCGTTTTCTTGAAAGCCCGCATATGTACAAAATTAATGACTGGTACTATTTATTAGCCGCTGAAGGTGGAACGGAATTTGGTCATATGGAGACCTATGCCCGCTCTTCTTCACTTCACGGTCCTTTTGAACCCTACGCGCATAATCCGGTTCTGACGAATCGTAATTTGGGTGGTTATGAAGTTCAGGCCGTTGGTCATGGTGATTTGATTCAGAATCAGGAGGGAAACTGGTGGCTCTTCCACCTGGGCTTCCGCCAGATTGGCAAATGGATCCCTTACCACCACTTGGGACGAGAAGTCTTCCTGACGCCGGTTACTTTCGGTGAGGATGGATGGTTTACAGCAGGACATAACGGGACGACATTAACTAGCTTTGAGACTAACCGGATCCCGGAGCATGTTGTGCAGAATGAGAAGAAAGAGTATACCTTCGAGAATACGGAATGGAGCCTGGACTGGTCCTATCTTCGTCACCCACACTTCGAGAATTATGAACTCGGAACGGATAAAATGACGCTCAAAGGGACTGAAGTTACACTAGATCAAGCTGAATCACCTACCTTTATAGGCATAAGACAAAGAGATTTTAATGCAACCATTTCTTGTGAGGTTGCCGTTACAAACGGTGAAGCTGGCATCACACTCTATATGGATGAGAACCACCGTTACGATCTGGCAATCCGTCAGTGTGAACAAGGCTATGAGGTGATTGAGCGTCTTAACATTGGGGATATCAAAGCGATTCAAACGACGATACCTCTGCCAGACAGCAATCACGCCACACTTATCGTTGAAGCTGTCCATGAACGCTATAGTTTCTTCCTTCAGCAAGGAGATCAACAAATCCCGCTAGGAACAGCCCAAACGAAATACCTATCCTCAGAGGTCGCTGGAGGATTTACGGGTGTAGTCATTGGTTTATATGCTTGTGGTAAAGATGCATCTGCTGAGTTCACGAAATTCCGTTGTAAATACGAGTAA
- a CDS encoding PQQ-binding-like beta-propeller repeat protein, with amino-acid sequence MIVSSNKNDRTIKYKKKRIRRVIAFITAGVLTIHGANILPTSIISAEKADVSVRTWYSGSTIKVPELKPAWTLQVDGGLEQSQGTGVQAIAEEGKVFAFSGNKLIALDAQTGKRLWSYGNGRHLNRLITYDQGILYGMTTDKKPYALHAKTGKLKWQAQSSTYVDAWERTEALIPTSDTLYAINGSTTFAFDKLSGKLKWKVDEEKAEGNGTAYFEEADGVVLRTFLVQGALTSIQLNAYDKKTGKELWEDFGQGEALKIQDGLVYSIDYYSPMLTDYQSLPDRKVIVNAFNLKTGVKKGSREYMWKLAGEPPYSYYSGDAYLAGDKLYIEQGDKVAVYNFNSYKAGEDPLRRLQRPDGDSLDMLGVVQERLLFKDASGNLAGVKLANGQRIGWYGDAPVAHIDVYGNEIYMAQRNGTLLGIHMMTTKPVFRVKTGADLHEATLKTNGMIIIQAEGRLMGVKVPATMQ; translated from the coding sequence ATGATTGTTAGCTCTAACAAAAATGATAGGACCATAAAATATAAAAAGAAGCGGATCAGGAGAGTAATTGCATTTATAACCGCTGGCGTACTGACTATTCATGGTGCAAATATCCTGCCAACTTCTATCATTAGTGCAGAAAAGGCAGATGTTTCTGTACGCACCTGGTATTCCGGTTCTACAATTAAAGTCCCTGAATTGAAACCAGCCTGGACACTCCAAGTTGATGGTGGTCTGGAGCAGAGCCAGGGTACAGGAGTTCAGGCCATCGCTGAAGAGGGTAAAGTGTTTGCATTTTCCGGCAATAAGCTGATCGCACTTGACGCACAAACGGGTAAACGGCTATGGAGTTACGGTAACGGAAGACATTTGAATCGACTCATCACGTATGATCAAGGGATCCTATATGGGATGACAACGGATAAGAAGCCTTATGCTCTCCATGCAAAGACGGGTAAATTAAAATGGCAGGCACAGTCATCCACTTATGTTGATGCATGGGAACGGACGGAAGCGTTAATCCCCACTTCCGATACATTATATGCGATCAATGGCAGTACCACCTTTGCATTTGATAAATTATCAGGCAAACTCAAGTGGAAGGTGGATGAAGAGAAGGCCGAAGGAAACGGTACTGCTTATTTCGAAGAAGCCGATGGCGTGGTGCTTAGAACCTTCTTAGTTCAAGGAGCACTCACATCCATTCAACTAAATGCATACGACAAGAAGACGGGAAAAGAGCTGTGGGAAGATTTTGGCCAAGGTGAAGCACTCAAGATCCAAGACGGACTCGTGTATTCGATAGACTATTACTCACCGATGCTGACGGATTATCAGTCTCTGCCCGATCGCAAGGTGATCGTAAATGCGTTTAACCTGAAGACCGGTGTGAAGAAGGGAAGCCGGGAGTACATGTGGAAGCTGGCTGGTGAACCACCGTATAGTTACTATTCGGGAGATGCATACCTTGCAGGGGACAAGCTGTACATTGAGCAAGGCGATAAGGTCGCAGTATACAATTTTAACAGCTACAAGGCTGGAGAGGACCCGCTCCGCAGATTACAGCGTCCTGATGGAGACAGCTTGGACATGCTCGGAGTTGTGCAGGAAAGACTCCTATTCAAGGATGCTTCAGGGAATTTAGCCGGCGTTAAGCTGGCGAACGGTCAGAGGATTGGATGGTATGGGGACGCGCCTGTGGCTCATATTGATGTGTACGGGAATGAAATCTATATGGCACAGCGTAACGGAACCCTGCTCGGTATTCATATGATGACAACTAAACCCGTCTTCCGAGTCAAAACAGGGGCTGATCTGCATGAGGCGACCCTCAAGACAAACGGAATGATTATTATACAGGCAGAAGGCAGGCTGATGGGAGTAAAGGTGCCCGCAACTATGCAGTAA
- a CDS encoding AraC family transcriptional regulator, whose product MPTYMMHLLRFSLLLGLIPVLTMGFLSYYIAAGDVEQKVLASNTQLLRQNEQQIDDMLKGLERSTLQLANSPLMKQALQENWTPTHFQEIREMSSALSNLQTPVMTSEAYFIHLGNGTVTGLDRFQSLDQFKDRDLIMKYASHDSSLFMDTSSSGIYTTWVQKIPLFPMRTGPKGLIVVKMPKKHMAERLSRASELGSPYIIDAEGRLILGSIPDSWQNELDSAVNTEVLSSLKNSEMKKQTAAHSFRTKVDGGQYNVTYLHSASYGWTHVSVSSIEAITKQTQHIAWITAMVSGIVLVVIIVTAYIWSRRMYKPIHRLLEYSRQTDIEPDQNAQRAGSNELHYIEQSIRRLSSSRTELQAQLSTHTEHMSESLMLMLLSNRIQADEFVKRSSRCDFPKSWQALSVMKIQIDTFHLSKYEEHNLELLLYAINNMVEELISPAYRFAPVILEHAQVTLLIEPPSGAEEAQGEELFYQMAVKLKEQIESYLQLQISIGLSRSFLDLSAAPEAYLESASALRQRMVPDAGRIIRYTPHRTDHSDSRTPYAKLREIEEHILYSLRKREQDQLSLAMDLYLNEITENRAFQPELNILLIKLAMRIIETAQTQELKLQLGGTLSGEKLLSKLTKLNTKEDIRYWFEQQLFLPIIRAMERQAEEQQVRIASRMLEMIHTRFDQDITLESCAAELNYHPFYLSRVFKKDVGMPFSEYLTSYRMSQAKLLLESTSLLVSDIGRRLKYGNTSAFIRTFRKWAGMTPGQYREQYERSTERPKPEPELKRELELKREREPKLEPER is encoded by the coding sequence ATGCCTACTTATATGATGCATCTGCTGCGTTTCAGCTTGCTTCTAGGACTGATTCCGGTCCTGACAATGGGCTTCTTATCTTATTACATTGCCGCTGGTGATGTCGAACAGAAGGTATTAGCCAGCAACACGCAGCTGCTTCGGCAAAACGAACAGCAGATTGATGACATGCTGAAAGGACTAGAGCGCTCTACACTGCAGCTAGCGAACTCCCCCCTGATGAAGCAAGCGTTACAAGAGAATTGGACACCCACTCATTTTCAGGAAATTCGAGAGATGTCTTCGGCTTTGTCTAATTTGCAAACCCCAGTCATGACCTCGGAGGCTTATTTTATCCATCTCGGGAATGGTACGGTCACAGGATTGGATCGCTTTCAGAGCCTGGATCAATTCAAGGATAGAGACTTAATCATGAAATATGCTTCCCATGACAGCAGCCTGTTCATGGATACATCGAGCAGCGGAATCTATACAACGTGGGTCCAAAAAATCCCCCTGTTCCCTATGCGTACGGGTCCAAAAGGTCTTATCGTCGTGAAGATGCCTAAAAAGCACATGGCAGAACGTTTATCGAGGGCATCAGAGCTGGGATCACCATATATTATCGATGCCGAAGGAAGGCTAATCCTTGGCTCCATCCCGGACTCCTGGCAAAATGAGCTGGATTCAGCGGTCAACACGGAGGTGCTCAGCAGTCTAAAAAACTCTGAAATGAAAAAGCAAACTGCAGCCCATTCATTTCGGACCAAAGTGGACGGCGGTCAATATAACGTAACCTATCTTCATTCGGCTTCTTACGGATGGACTCATGTGTCTGTCTCCTCTATTGAGGCCATAACCAAGCAAACACAGCATATCGCGTGGATTACAGCCATGGTGAGTGGCATCGTTTTAGTTGTTATTATTGTTACCGCTTACATTTGGAGCCGGCGCATGTACAAGCCGATTCATCGCTTGCTCGAATACTCGCGCCAGACGGATATCGAGCCCGATCAGAATGCCCAGCGTGCTGGTTCGAATGAACTCCACTATATAGAACAAAGCATTCGCAGACTCTCTTCCTCAAGAACAGAGCTTCAAGCACAGCTGTCTACGCATACAGAGCATATGAGTGAATCACTGATGCTGATGCTGCTATCTAATCGAATACAGGCGGATGAATTTGTGAAGCGATCTTCCAGATGTGATTTCCCGAAGTCTTGGCAAGCCTTATCGGTGATGAAGATACAGATTGATACCTTCCATTTAAGCAAGTATGAGGAGCATAATCTGGAGCTGCTGCTGTATGCCATAAATAATATGGTAGAAGAGCTAATCAGTCCGGCTTATAGATTTGCTCCGGTTATTCTGGAACATGCTCAAGTAACGCTGCTTATAGAGCCGCCCTCTGGAGCTGAGGAAGCGCAAGGGGAGGAACTATTCTATCAAATGGCGGTGAAATTGAAGGAACAGATCGAGAGTTACTTGCAGCTGCAAATCAGTATTGGTCTGAGCCGCTCCTTCCTCGATCTGTCTGCTGCTCCTGAAGCTTATCTGGAATCCGCCTCTGCCCTAAGGCAGCGGATGGTACCGGATGCGGGCCGAATTATACGTTACACTCCACATCGAACAGACCATTCAGACAGCAGAACCCCATATGCCAAGCTGCGGGAGATTGAAGAACATATTCTGTATTCACTGAGAAAAAGAGAGCAGGATCAGCTCTCGCTGGCAATGGACCTCTATCTGAACGAAATTACCGAAAATCGGGCCTTTCAACCGGAGCTCAATATCCTTCTCATTAAATTGGCCATGCGAATTATTGAAACAGCACAGACACAAGAGCTGAAATTACAGCTTGGCGGCACCTTAAGCGGAGAGAAGCTGCTGTCCAAGCTGACCAAGCTGAATACAAAGGAGGATATCCGTTATTGGTTCGAGCAGCAGCTGTTCCTGCCTATTATTCGTGCAATGGAACGGCAGGCGGAGGAACAGCAGGTAAGGATTGCGAGCCGTATGCTGGAAATGATTCATACCAGATTTGATCAGGACATCACGCTGGAATCGTGTGCTGCTGAATTGAATTACCATCCTTTTTATTTGAGCAGAGTATTTAAGAAAGATGTCGGCATGCCATTCAGTGAATATTTAACTTCCTATCGGATGAGCCAGGCAAAGCTGCTGCTGGAGAGCACGAGTCTGCTCGTGTCCGACATCGGACGCAGGCTGAAGTATGGCAATACGAGTGCCTTCATACGAACCTTTCGCAAATGGGCAGGAATGACGCCAGGGCAATATCGGGAGCAGTATGAACGAAGCACAGAGCGGCCGAAGCCGGAGCCAGAACTGAAGCGGGAACTGGAACTGAAGCGGGAGCGAGAGCCCAAGTTAGAACCTGAACGTTAG
- a CDS encoding ABC transporter permease, with the protein MMRMRKEGSLSIAGLLRDKWLYVMLIPGILYFLIFKYVPMYGLIMAFQDFKPHLGFFGSPWVGVKHFERLFSDPQFLILFRNTFLLAFYNLVFFFPAPIILALMLNEIRREGFKRFIQTLIYIPHFVSWVVVVGICYILLTTENGILNELIYQLTGQKIAFLLDAEWFRTVIVSQQIWKEVGWGTIIFLAALTGVDMQLYEAARMDGAGRWRQIWHITLPAIRSTIIILLILRLGSFLDTGFEQIFLMLAPTNRDVGEVFDTFVYTKGLLQGQYSYSAAVGMFKSVVALVLVVSANWMAKRFGEEGVY; encoded by the coding sequence ATGATGAGAATGCGAAAAGAGGGATCATTGTCCATAGCAGGTCTACTACGAGATAAATGGCTGTATGTCATGCTTATACCTGGTATCCTATATTTTCTTATTTTCAAATACGTACCGATGTATGGTTTGATTATGGCGTTTCAGGATTTCAAACCGCATCTTGGGTTTTTCGGCAGTCCATGGGTAGGCGTGAAGCATTTCGAACGATTGTTCAGTGATCCGCAGTTTCTTATCTTGTTCCGCAACACGTTTCTGCTCGCTTTTTACAATTTGGTATTCTTCTTCCCGGCGCCGATCATTCTTGCTTTGATGCTGAATGAGATCCGGCGGGAAGGCTTTAAACGATTTATACAAACGCTCATCTATATTCCGCACTTTGTATCGTGGGTCGTTGTGGTAGGGATATGCTATATTTTGCTGACGACGGAGAACGGAATTCTTAATGAGCTCATCTATCAGCTGACGGGTCAAAAAATTGCCTTCCTGCTGGATGCAGAATGGTTCAGAACGGTTATTGTCTCTCAGCAAATATGGAAGGAAGTGGGCTGGGGAACGATTATCTTCCTTGCGGCACTAACGGGTGTCGATATGCAGCTATATGAGGCCGCACGGATGGATGGAGCAGGCAGATGGCGTCAGATATGGCACATAACTCTGCCTGCGATTCGGAGCACCATCATTATTCTGTTAATTCTTCGGCTTGGCAGTTTTTTGGATACCGGATTCGAACAGATCTTCCTTATGCTGGCCCCTACGAACCGGGATGTCGGCGAAGTGTTCGATACATTCGTCTATACCAAAGGGCTTCTCCAGGGGCAGTACAGCTATAGCGCAGCGGTAGGCATGTTCAAGTCCGTGGTGGCTCTCGTGCTGGTCGTCTCAGCCAATTGGATGGCCAAAAGGTTCGGAGAAGAAGGCGTTTATTAA
- a CDS encoding carbohydrate ABC transporter permease, protein MVQDKTAASRMFDVINYILLTIAALAAVLPFIYVIAVSFTAPQEVAKGGLILFPKEWSLSAYQYIFSTNTLIRSLSVTIYVTIVGTLFNLVFTCLVAYPLSRPRLQGRRYIMLGVLFTMLFSGGMIPTYFVVQNLHLTNSLWSLIIPSAISAFNLIVLKNFFQQIPSELEDCSKIDGCTDIGVFFRIVLPLSGPAIATFALFYAVDHWNTFFSAVLYINDNTKWPIQVYLREIVILAQSSIGDSTAFEDLDIQPLTIRMAVVVFATMPILLVYPFLQKHFVKGVMLGSVKG, encoded by the coding sequence ATGGTTCAGGATAAAACTGCAGCGAGTCGTATGTTTGATGTGATTAATTATATCTTGCTTACAATAGCCGCTCTGGCAGCCGTGCTGCCCTTTATCTATGTCATTGCTGTCTCGTTTACAGCGCCGCAGGAAGTGGCTAAGGGGGGACTGATTCTTTTTCCGAAGGAGTGGTCACTGTCTGCGTACCAGTATATTTTCTCAACCAATACGCTGATCCGCAGTTTAAGTGTCACGATCTATGTCACCATTGTCGGTACGCTATTTAATCTCGTGTTCACTTGTCTGGTGGCTTATCCGCTCTCCAGACCTCGGCTTCAAGGACGTAGATATATTATGCTCGGCGTGCTGTTCACGATGCTGTTCAGCGGGGGGATGATTCCGACTTATTTTGTTGTACAGAACCTGCATTTAACCAACTCACTATGGTCGCTCATCATTCCGAGTGCTATCAGCGCATTTAACCTGATTGTACTTAAAAATTTCTTTCAGCAGATTCCGAGCGAGCTGGAGGACTGCTCCAAGATCGATGGATGTACGGATATCGGCGTTTTCTTCCGGATTGTGCTGCCGCTCTCGGGTCCCGCCATTGCTACATTTGCACTATTCTATGCTGTGGATCATTGGAACACTTTCTTCAGTGCGGTCCTGTATATCAACGATAATACCAAATGGCCCATCCAGGTGTACCTGCGTGAGATCGTCATCCTAGCTCAGAGCAGTATCGGGGATTCTACCGCGTTCGAGGATCTGGATATTCAGCCGCTCACGATTCGCATGGCGGTCGTTGTGTTCGCTACCATGCCGATTTTGCTCGTTTATCCGTTTTTACAGAAGCATTTTGTAAAAGGAGTTATGCTTGGTTCGGTTAAAGGCTGA
- a CDS encoding extracellular solute-binding protein: MKKVKRLLGGACVVSLSTTLLLAGCGTSDDGSAAVDGDGPFPISMAIVQVGEIPESGDVEKAIEEYTNTDLSIQWVPSSAYDEKVSVMIASNEMPMIMKLNYVPIVISALQSGLFWELGPYIDDYPNLKAQDPNHYNNISVEGKIYGIPLFRDMGRASYNYRSDWLETLGMELPDNLDEWYELQKAMVQKDPDGNGKEDTYGFVLDKGYNTGHSAVTTRLAVSIGGVNKWGLVDGKITPEFMTTQYVDVLNMFRQMYAEGLINQDFAVMDGTETGKLFDSGRAGLGNAVAQALKSQYERLTATDPSYVVDNAAWTGSEGIRLAGEPGHNGFLAIPKQAVKSEEELKRVLEFMNALLDEPSSTLLMRGVKDVHYKETDDGRTEFIDFALFQQQVKPYRDNLLNIEGYHVKPLKDTPQGEKGTAMAKENAKYVVPNISLNLTSATYMERGNELELLISDAQTKYIMGQIDEAGWQAEVDKWLKAGGSQVIEEFQASYDAK, translated from the coding sequence TTGAAAAAAGTTAAGCGCTTACTTGGAGGAGCTTGTGTAGTGTCGCTGTCCACCACCTTATTACTTGCAGGATGCGGTACTTCTGATGATGGCAGTGCAGCTGTTGATGGAGACGGTCCGTTTCCCATCAGTATGGCGATTGTCCAGGTGGGGGAAATTCCAGAGAGCGGTGATGTAGAGAAGGCGATTGAGGAATATACGAATACGGACCTTAGTATTCAGTGGGTTCCGTCCTCTGCTTATGATGAGAAGGTCAGTGTCATGATTGCTTCCAATGAAATGCCCATGATTATGAAGCTGAATTACGTACCCATTGTAATAAGTGCACTGCAATCCGGTCTTTTTTGGGAGCTGGGACCTTATATTGACGATTATCCAAATCTGAAGGCACAAGACCCGAATCATTATAACAACATTTCTGTAGAAGGAAAAATATACGGCATTCCGCTATTCCGTGACATGGGACGTGCTTCTTATAACTACCGCAGCGATTGGCTCGAGACCTTGGGTATGGAACTGCCGGACAATCTGGATGAGTGGTATGAGCTGCAGAAGGCGATGGTACAGAAGGACCCGGATGGCAACGGTAAGGAGGACACCTATGGATTTGTGCTCGACAAAGGCTACAATACGGGACATTCTGCGGTAACGACACGTCTTGCGGTTAGTATCGGTGGGGTAAATAAATGGGGGCTTGTCGATGGTAAAATTACACCTGAGTTCATGACTACGCAGTATGTGGATGTGCTTAATATGTTTAGACAGATGTATGCCGAAGGCTTGATTAATCAGGATTTTGCCGTGATGGACGGTACGGAAACAGGAAAGCTGTTCGATTCAGGCCGTGCCGGTCTTGGAAATGCAGTCGCCCAAGCTCTGAAGAGTCAGTATGAGCGGCTTACTGCAACCGACCCAAGCTATGTCGTAGATAATGCGGCATGGACAGGATCCGAAGGCATAAGACTTGCTGGTGAGCCAGGGCATAATGGATTCTTGGCCATTCCGAAGCAGGCGGTGAAGTCAGAGGAAGAGCTGAAGCGAGTGCTTGAATTTATGAATGCACTGCTGGATGAGCCGTCTTCGACACTGCTGATGAGAGGCGTCAAGGATGTGCATTATAAGGAAACGGACGATGGCCGGACGGAGTTTATTGATTTTGCCCTGTTCCAGCAGCAGGTGAAGCCATATCGCGACAATCTGCTCAATATCGAGGGCTATCATGTGAAGCCGCTGAAGGATACGCCTCAAGGAGAAAAAGGGACTGCGATGGCGAAGGAGAACGCCAAATATGTGGTTCCGAACATCAGTCTGAATCTGACATCCGCAACCTATATGGAAAGAGGCAATGAGCTTGAACTCTTAATCAGTGATGCCCAAACGAAATACATTATGGGACAGATTGACGAAGCCGGCTGGCAGGCAGAAGTCGATAAATGGCTAAAAGCAGGCGGATCACAGGTTATTGAGGAGTTCCAAGCATCTTATGATGCAAAATAA
- a CDS encoding DUF1835 domain-containing protein — translation MPDLDQLKRTVEQMNESELRTLMLHFMIYMQMAQEQDILKEQLYDRMLNIYEAVLNTQNQQLAHKQSWMPDENTKNIHIVLGVSAAGSVRQMIQENGSHGTDRIILFHDVFSIGPIWRLHEEQGREERRAWFRQHLDPKFEDVRDGGYRSIESLPEDAAIYIWCSNNAHEQTGMRYVSWLLKDRSNNLYILDAPAANEQKEDQPGVLHFYSHTGEISSKELSRVYRDPTKHVLVTDEQRRCYEQEWLSLSESSNLLRIWAFGELLSAEVTYFDDFILEKVRILEKDKPNGEFLKAARVIGEVIGHSGQYTGDAFIEYRLRELIYGGKLEIQGVPRAMRYYSVRSKGT, via the coding sequence ATGCCTGATCTCGATCAATTAAAACGGACCGTTGAGCAGATGAACGAATCCGAACTCAGGACCCTGATGCTTCACTTCATGATTTATATGCAGATGGCACAAGAGCAAGACATCTTGAAGGAACAATTGTATGATCGAATGCTGAACATTTATGAGGCGGTTTTGAATACTCAAAACCAGCAGCTAGCTCATAAACAGAGCTGGATGCCGGATGAGAACACGAAAAATATACATATCGTATTAGGAGTATCTGCTGCTGGTAGTGTGAGGCAGATGATTCAAGAGAATGGTTCCCACGGAACCGATCGAATAATCCTTTTTCATGATGTGTTCTCTATAGGGCCGATATGGCGGCTTCATGAAGAACAAGGAAGAGAGGAGAGAAGAGCCTGGTTTCGTCAGCATCTGGATCCAAAATTTGAGGATGTCAGGGACGGGGGTTATCGTTCTATTGAATCCCTACCTGAAGATGCCGCGATATATATTTGGTGCAGCAATAATGCACATGAGCAGACTGGAATGCGATATGTGAGCTGGTTATTAAAGGATCGCTCTAACAATCTATATATACTGGATGCTCCAGCCGCGAATGAACAGAAGGAAGATCAGCCGGGTGTATTACATTTCTATTCCCATACGGGAGAGATCTCATCAAAGGAATTATCGCGAGTGTATCGTGATCCAACCAAGCATGTCTTGGTAACAGACGAACAAAGGCGATGTTATGAACAAGAATGGCTTTCTTTGTCGGAGAGCTCAAATCTGCTCCGCATATGGGCATTTGGTGAGCTGCTCTCTGCAGAGGTGACCTATTTTGATGATTTTATATTGGAGAAGGTTCGTATACTTGAAAAGGATAAGCCCAATGGGGAGTTCTTGAAGGCTGCTAGAGTCATTGGCGAAGTGATCGGACATTCCGGACAGTATACAGGCGATGCGTTCATTGAATACCGACTAAGAGAGCTGATCTATGGCGGCAAATTAGAGATACAAGGTGTACCCAGAGCAATGAGATATTACAGTGTACGCAGCAAGGGAACATAA